A genomic segment from Nicotiana sylvestris chromosome 1, ASM39365v2, whole genome shotgun sequence encodes:
- the LOC104234725 gene encoding expansin-B15-like, which produces MAFNLPLTFTFIALCLFQQCTCTHVKSLNASLAGFQPAVATFYGAPNGAGSDGGACGYTNAVSQAPYNSFVSAGNAPLFRKGLGCGACYQVQCNLGPCSGNPVTVTITDECPSCSGAVHFDLSGTAMGAMAKPGQADALRNMGNIAISYQRVPCQYKNTNVAFKVDPGSNANFLSVNVEFENGDGDLNLLELVPARSTQSITMNHVFGATWSTNINPSAQPAPYSIRLTTEFNKKLTAPNVIPVGWKPGQTYNSNVNF; this is translated from the exons ATGGCTTTTAATCTCCCTCTCACATTCACTTTTATAGCTCTATGTTTGTTTCAACAATGCACTTGCACACATGTTAAATCACTCAATGCATCTTTAGCTGGTTTTCAGCCAGCTGTAGCAACATTTTATGGTGCTCCAAATGGAGCAGGAAGTG ATGGAGGAGCTTGTGGATATACAAATGCTGTATCACAAGCCCCTTATAATTCCTTTGTATCTGCTGGAAATGCTCCTCTCTTCAGGAAAGGCTTAGGCTGCGGAGCTTGCTACCAG GTGCAATGTAATCTAGGCCCTTGCTCAGGAAACCCAGTGACTGTAACCATTACAGATGAATGCCCTAGCTGTTCCGGCGCTGTTCATTTTGATTTAAGTGGAACTGCCATGGGAGCAATGGCCAAGCCTGGACAAGCTGACGCGTTACGTAATATGGGAAATATTGCAATCTCTTACCAAAG GGTACCGTGCCAATACAAGAACACAAATGTAGCATTCAAGGTGGATCCGGGATCTAATGCTAACTTCTTATCAGTAAATGTTGAGTTTGAGAATGGAGATGGTGATCTTAATTTATTGGAGCTTGTGCCAGCTAGATCTACACAGTCGATAactatgaatcatgtatttgGGGCAACATGGAGTACTAATATTAACCCTTCAGCGCAGCCTGCTCCATATTCTATTAGGCTCACAACTGAGTTCAATAAGAAACTTACTGCCCCCAATGTCATTCCTGTTGGCTGGAAACCTGGGCAAACCTACAATTCCAATGTCAATTTTTGA